The following proteins are co-located in the Vicinamibacterales bacterium genome:
- a CDS encoding protein kinase, producing the protein MRIPGDPTPGRIGPYHIVGRVGAGGMGEVFKGWDPRLNRDVAIKVLHPDGSAGEERRERLLEEGRAASALNHPNILRVYEPGTDGTSSYLVSEWLEGGQLRDEMSRGPLSLQRLLDLAVQIADGLAAAHAQGIVHRDIKPENIMLARDGSARIVDFGIAALSAPTPPSTDTQTSTVSFEGGLSGTPAYMSPEQARGLRGDFRTDQFSFGVLLYEMATGVSPFRRGSPVDTMAAVLEDEPKALSEVNPRIPVAFRWIVEQCMAKDPADRYSSTEDLARELRRLRYRRHEIQGESPKPAPGSRARKAAAVAGAGAIAMLALTAGTMLGDGDAPRGSFVPFASAAEYEGTPAWSPDGQTLAYVQDVDGVLQLFVKRVGDALGHQVTQGRFDAERPFWSANGQFLYFISLAGEQEALWSVGVAGGRPELVLENVMRAAVDPDGTRLAMFRNDPQMQFRESLWWLPLTPEGQPIREARPPFDTVVATTAQLAFSRDGQLLVWLYRLADRSAIATMPPDFYVIPKDGGSLRHVFGDIERFASLPQFSWLPDNRHIVLALPDDHLGNRHLWLADTRSSERREITATHTNESDPAVSPDGRRIAYASDEVDFDLVLLSPDGGTRRPLLATARNEFSPAWSPSGDRIAFVTDRSGSLEIYARSRDGQFERPIVTGTEFGAGPTRTLGDLAFSPDGSMVAYQRGDGGSFEIWLSPVNGGTPVRLTPPTDTRLYQSAPAWSPDGEWIAYAFTEQEGLSQSLRKARVGAAGESVHLLDNLLSFTPVIWSADGQWIYCETPDGLSRVSAQGGEPELISSEPALALAPAEDGQQLYVLTASETSGHFALARIEPATRDVRIVHPDLGPVPIANQSIRGFSFLKGEGFLTSMAKARSDIWLIEDFAVPRPWPLRLWARAR; encoded by the coding sequence ATGAGGATCCCCGGCGACCCGACGCCCGGCAGGATTGGCCCGTACCACATCGTCGGGCGTGTCGGCGCCGGCGGCATGGGCGAGGTGTTCAAGGGCTGGGATCCCCGCCTGAACCGCGACGTCGCCATCAAGGTGCTGCACCCCGACGGCAGTGCCGGTGAGGAGCGCCGGGAACGGCTGCTCGAAGAGGGGCGAGCCGCCAGCGCCCTCAACCACCCGAACATCCTTCGCGTCTACGAGCCCGGCACCGACGGCACCTCGAGCTACCTCGTGTCCGAGTGGCTGGAAGGCGGCCAGCTGCGTGACGAGATGTCCCGGGGCCCGCTCTCGCTGCAGCGGCTGCTGGACCTGGCCGTGCAGATTGCCGACGGGCTTGCGGCGGCGCACGCCCAGGGCATCGTCCACCGCGACATCAAGCCCGAGAACATCATGCTCGCGCGCGATGGCAGCGCGCGCATCGTCGACTTCGGCATCGCGGCGCTCTCGGCGCCAACCCCCCCGAGCACCGACACGCAGACGTCGACCGTGAGCTTCGAAGGCGGGTTGTCCGGGACGCCGGCGTACATGAGCCCGGAGCAGGCCCGCGGCCTCCGCGGCGACTTCCGTACCGACCAGTTCTCGTTCGGCGTGCTCCTGTACGAGATGGCTACCGGCGTCTCGCCGTTTCGCCGCGGCTCACCGGTCGACACGATGGCCGCCGTGCTCGAGGACGAGCCCAAGGCGCTGTCGGAGGTGAACCCGAGGATCCCGGTTGCGTTCCGCTGGATCGTCGAGCAGTGCATGGCGAAGGATCCGGCAGACCGCTATTCCTCCACGGAGGACCTGGCGCGCGAGCTCCGCCGACTGCGCTACCGCCGGCATGAGATCCAGGGCGAGTCCCCGAAGCCCGCGCCGGGCTCCCGGGCCCGGAAGGCAGCCGCGGTCGCCGGCGCCGGCGCCATCGCCATGCTCGCCCTGACGGCCGGCACGATGCTGGGCGACGGGGATGCTCCGCGAGGCTCGTTCGTGCCGTTCGCCTCCGCCGCGGAATACGAGGGCACGCCGGCGTGGTCGCCGGACGGGCAGACCCTCGCCTACGTCCAGGACGTCGACGGCGTGCTGCAGCTGTTCGTCAAGCGTGTGGGCGACGCGCTCGGCCATCAGGTGACGCAGGGCCGCTTCGACGCAGAGCGCCCGTTCTGGTCCGCGAACGGGCAGTTCCTGTACTTCATCTCGCTCGCCGGCGAACAGGAGGCGCTCTGGTCGGTGGGGGTCGCGGGCGGCCGTCCCGAGCTGGTGCTGGAGAACGTGATGCGGGCGGCGGTCGACCCCGACGGCACCCGCCTCGCGATGTTTCGCAACGATCCGCAGATGCAGTTCCGCGAGTCGCTGTGGTGGCTCCCGCTGACGCCCGAAGGGCAGCCGATACGCGAGGCGCGCCCGCCGTTCGACACGGTCGTCGCCACCACGGCGCAGCTCGCGTTCAGCCGTGACGGGCAGCTGCTGGTCTGGCTGTACCGGCTCGCCGACCGCTCCGCGATCGCGACGATGCCCCCAGACTTCTACGTCATCCCGAAGGACGGCGGATCGCTCCGCCATGTGTTCGGGGACATCGAGCGGTTCGCCAGCCTGCCGCAGTTCTCCTGGCTGCCGGACAACCGGCACATCGTACTCGCGCTGCCCGACGACCACCTCGGCAACCGGCATCTGTGGCTGGCTGACACGCGATCCTCCGAGCGGCGCGAGATCACGGCCACCCACACCAACGAGTCGGACCCGGCCGTGTCCCCGGACGGCCGCAGGATTGCCTATGCCTCCGACGAGGTGGACTTCGACCTGGTGCTGTTGTCTCCCGACGGCGGCACCCGCCGCCCGCTGCTGGCCACGGCCCGCAACGAGTTCTCGCCAGCGTGGTCGCCCTCGGGCGATCGGATCGCGTTCGTCACGGACCGCTCTGGCAGCCTCGAGATCTACGCCCGCAGCCGCGACGGGCAGTTCGAACGGCCGATCGTCACCGGAACGGAGTTCGGCGCCGGCCCGACCCGCACCCTCGGCGACCTCGCCTTCTCGCCCGACGGGAGCATGGTGGCCTATCAGCGCGGCGACGGCGGGTCCTTCGAAATCTGGTTGTCGCCGGTCAACGGTGGCACGCCAGTGCGACTGACACCGCCCACCGACACGCGCCTGTACCAGAGTGCGCCCGCCTGGTCGCCGGATGGGGAGTGGATCGCCTATGCCTTCACCGAGCAGGAGGGCCTGAGCCAGTCGCTGAGGAAGGCCCGTGTCGGCGCCGCCGGCGAGTCGGTGCACCTCCTCGACAACCTGCTGTCGTTCACGCCCGTGATCTGGTCGGCTGACGGCCAGTGGATCTACTGCGAGACGCCCGACGGCCTGTCCCGCGTCTCGGCGCAGGGCGGCGAGCCGGAACTCATTTCCAGCGAGCCGGCGCTGGCCCTGGCCCCGGCCGAGGACGGTCAGCAGCTGTACGTGCTGACCGCGAGCGAGACGTCTGGACACTTCGCCCTTGCCCGAATCGAACCGGCGACGCGCGACGTCAGGATCGTGCACCCGGACCTTGGTCCCGTCCCCATCGCCAACCAGTCCATCCGCGGGTTCTCGTTCCTCAAGGGCGAAGGATTTCTCACGTCAATGGCGAAGGCACGATCCGACATCTGGCTGATCGAGGATTTCGCCGTGCCACGGCCGTGGCCGTTGCGGTTGTGGGCCCGCGCCCGCTGA
- the pgeF gene encoding peptidoglycan editing factor PgeF, which translates to MLTCDALATVVRHGFTTRQLQLQPGERAGRAWAAVAASVGCEPGQIERVRQVHGAQVRVVSGPALEGAVPEADAAITRAPGTAVAVVAADCVPVLLADQTTGAVAAVHAGWRGTAADVVGAAVGALQREYGADPASMQAAVGPAIGPCCYAVGPELVTAFRQAGHSDERLDRWFTRTAGRLTLDLWKATRDLLEASGIPPANVHVARLCTKTHRAVFESFRADGDKAGRMAAIVVAPARRPSAAAP; encoded by the coding sequence ATGCTGACCTGCGACGCGCTCGCCACGGTCGTGCGCCACGGGTTCACCACCCGGCAACTCCAGTTGCAGCCCGGCGAGCGGGCCGGCCGGGCCTGGGCCGCCGTGGCGGCGTCGGTTGGCTGCGAGCCGGGGCAGATCGAGCGGGTGCGCCAGGTGCACGGCGCGCAGGTGCGCGTGGTCTCGGGGCCGGCGCTGGAGGGGGCGGTCCCCGAGGCGGATGCCGCCATCACGCGCGCGCCCGGGACCGCGGTCGCGGTGGTGGCCGCGGACTGTGTCCCCGTGCTGCTCGCCGATCAAACGACAGGCGCGGTCGCGGCCGTTCACGCGGGGTGGCGCGGCACGGCCGCCGACGTCGTGGGCGCTGCCGTCGGCGCGCTCCAGCGCGAGTACGGCGCGGATCCGGCGTCGATGCAGGCGGCCGTCGGTCCCGCCATCGGGCCCTGCTGCTACGCGGTGGGCCCGGAGTTGGTGACGGCGTTCCGGCAGGCCGGGCATTCCGACGAGCGCCTCGACCGCTGGTTCACCCGCACGGCCGGCCGCCTCACACTGGACCTGTGGAAGGCGACGCGGGATCTGCTGGAGGCGTCGGGAATCCCGCCGGCGAACGTCCACGTCGCGCGGCTGTGCACCAAGACGCATCGGGCCGTGTTCGAGTCGTTTCGCGCGGACGGGGACAAGGCAGGACGCATGGCGGCGATCGTCGTCGCGCCCGCGCGCCGGCCGTCTGCTGCCGCGCCGTAG
- a CDS encoding radical SAM protein, which translates to MHAIDQRAAARRTLSREVGFIQKPHVDRMRVGLAFPNTYFVGMSNLGFQTVYRLFNQHPDTVCERVFLPPKQELRTLLDQNARLVTIESGTRLDELDVLAFSVSFEWDYTNLLTMLRLAGLPLRAEDRDHRHPLVVLGGAVTFVNPEPLAPFVDVVAAGEGEVLVPSLLEAVAEATSRRDLLVRLASRRGFYVPAFYDVQYGADGTIEAYVPREGTGAPATVRKAALKTTDAVDPPSTSIFTPDTEFGSRFLVEVVRGCANLCRFCWAGYNYLPVRAFPADRILELAGAARAHANRVGLVSIALCDHPEIERLLARLGEMGYSISPASLRLDDLTPAIVGLLRASGERTLTIAPETGSDRLRRVINKTVTNDEILDRAALIFSSGIENLKLYYMIGLPTETDEDLVALRDQVVQLRDLMLTHARARGTVGRIVGSVNPLVPKPGTAYQWLPMADARDIERKMKRLRTLVEGLDHVYFSIKSERHSYYQALLSLGDRRVAPAIEAAERNGGQWRQAVRDAEVDADFYISRDRSSDRVLPWDIIDGGMKHAFFRQEFAKGQRAEWTLPPKRQQENARLLTVLS; encoded by the coding sequence ATGCACGCGATCGATCAACGGGCGGCCGCCCGCCGGACGCTGTCGCGGGAAGTGGGCTTCATCCAGAAGCCTCACGTGGACCGCATGCGCGTCGGCCTGGCGTTCCCGAACACCTACTTCGTCGGGATGTCGAATCTCGGCTTCCAGACCGTGTACCGGCTGTTCAACCAGCACCCGGACACCGTCTGCGAGCGGGTGTTCCTGCCGCCGAAGCAGGAACTTCGGACGCTCCTGGACCAGAACGCCCGGCTCGTGACGATCGAGTCGGGCACGCGGCTGGATGAGCTGGACGTGCTGGCGTTCTCGGTGTCGTTCGAATGGGACTACACGAACCTGCTGACGATGCTGCGGCTGGCCGGCCTGCCCCTGCGCGCCGAGGACCGCGATCACCGGCATCCCCTCGTCGTGCTCGGGGGCGCCGTGACCTTCGTGAATCCCGAGCCGCTGGCACCGTTCGTCGACGTGGTGGCGGCGGGCGAGGGCGAGGTGCTGGTGCCGTCCTTGCTGGAGGCCGTGGCAGAGGCCACCTCCCGCCGTGATCTCCTGGTGCGGCTGGCGTCCCGGCGCGGTTTCTACGTGCCGGCGTTCTACGACGTGCAGTACGGCGCCGACGGCACGATCGAGGCCTACGTGCCGCGCGAGGGCACGGGCGCGCCGGCCACCGTGCGGAAGGCGGCCCTGAAGACCACCGACGCCGTGGACCCGCCGAGCACGTCCATCTTCACGCCCGACACCGAGTTCGGCTCGCGCTTTCTCGTGGAGGTGGTGCGCGGGTGCGCGAACCTGTGCCGCTTCTGCTGGGCCGGCTACAACTACCTCCCGGTGCGCGCGTTTCCGGCCGATCGCATCCTGGAGCTGGCCGGGGCGGCGCGCGCCCATGCCAACCGCGTGGGGCTCGTGTCGATCGCGCTCTGCGATCACCCGGAGATCGAGCGGCTGCTGGCCCGACTCGGCGAGATGGGCTATTCGATCAGCCCTGCCTCCCTCCGACTCGACGACCTGACCCCGGCCATCGTCGGGCTGCTGCGCGCCAGCGGCGAGCGCACGCTGACGATCGCGCCGGAGACCGGATCCGACCGCCTGCGCCGCGTGATCAACAAGACCGTCACCAACGACGAGATCCTCGATCGCGCGGCCCTGATCTTCTCGAGCGGCATCGAGAACCTGAAGCTGTACTACATGATCGGCCTGCCCACCGAGACCGACGAGGATCTGGTGGCCCTGCGCGACCAGGTGGTGCAGCTCAGGGACCTGATGCTGACCCACGCCAGGGCCCGCGGCACGGTGGGCCGGATCGTCGGCAGCGTGAACCCCCTCGTCCCGAAGCCCGGCACCGCCTACCAGTGGCTGCCGATGGCCGATGCCCGGGACATCGAGCGGAAGATGAAGCGGCTGCGCACGCTCGTCGAGGGCCTGGATCACGTGTACTTCTCCATCAAGAGCGAGCGGCATTCCTACTACCAGGCGCTGCTGTCGCTGGGCGACCGCCGCGTGGCGCCCGCCATCGAAGCCGCGGAGCGGAACGGGGGGCAGTGGCGCCAGGCCGTGCGGGACGCCGAGGTGGACGCGGATTTCTACATTTCGCGCGACCGCTCGAGCGACCGGGTGCTCCCGTGGGACATCATCGACGGCGGCATGAAGCACGCGTTCTTCCGCCAGGAATTCGCGAAGGGGCAGCGGGCCGAGTGGACGCTGCCGCCGAAGCGGCAGCAGGAGAACGCCCGGCTCCTGACCGTCCTGTCGTAG
- the ftsZ gene encoding cell division protein FtsZ codes for MDGWLRPGGPTADVQDNLRLTLDEGLRSGARIKVVGVGGGGGNAVSRMVQAGLSGVEFMVANTDAQALASNPAPVKLQIGSKLTKGLGAGADPNVGRQAALEDTDSLISALSGADMVFVTTGLGGGTGTGAAPVIASLATELGALTIAVVTKPFRFEGKKRLTQAAQGLDALRDSVDTVITIPNERLLSVIDRQTSMLDAFVTADDVLRQAIQGISDLILVPGIINLDFADVKAIMSGMGVAMMGTATGDGQTRALDAANRAVSSPLLEDASVNGARGVIVNITGGPDMGLMEVNDAMSVIHEAAHEDANIIFGAVVDPQLSGKVKITVIATGFEAGRAGRIMPASASATPVDLSNYAAHLRAGAGANAIDVSPGARASIARRPAIELPAQGRAVVGGTPLADDDLAPGEVDITMELDVPAFLRRQNE; via the coding sequence ATGGACGGATGGCTGAGACCCGGAGGCCCGACGGCCGACGTGCAGGACAATCTTCGACTGACCCTCGACGAAGGCCTCCGCAGCGGGGCGCGCATCAAGGTGGTGGGCGTGGGCGGCGGCGGCGGCAATGCCGTGTCGCGCATGGTGCAGGCGGGCCTGTCGGGCGTGGAGTTCATGGTCGCGAACACCGACGCGCAGGCGTTGGCCTCGAATCCGGCGCCGGTCAAGCTCCAGATCGGCAGCAAGCTCACGAAGGGCCTCGGCGCCGGCGCCGATCCCAACGTGGGCCGGCAGGCCGCGCTCGAAGACACCGACTCGCTCATCTCGGCGCTGAGCGGCGCTGACATGGTGTTCGTGACGACCGGCCTCGGGGGCGGCACCGGCACCGGCGCCGCTCCCGTGATCGCGAGCCTGGCGACCGAGCTCGGCGCGCTGACGATTGCCGTGGTGACCAAGCCGTTCCGCTTCGAGGGCAAGAAGCGCCTGACGCAGGCCGCCCAGGGGCTCGATGCCCTGCGCGACTCGGTGGACACCGTGATCACGATCCCGAACGAGCGCCTGCTGTCCGTGATCGACAGGCAGACGTCGATGCTCGACGCGTTCGTGACCGCGGACGACGTCCTGCGGCAGGCGATCCAGGGCATCTCCGACCTGATCCTGGTCCCGGGCATCATCAACCTCGACTTCGCGGACGTGAAGGCGATCATGTCCGGCATGGGCGTGGCGATGATGGGCACCGCGACCGGCGACGGCCAGACGCGTGCGCTCGACGCCGCCAACCGCGCCGTGTCGAGCCCGCTGCTCGAGGACGCGTCGGTGAACGGCGCCCGCGGCGTGATCGTGAACATCACGGGCGGGCCGGACATGGGGCTGATGGAAGTGAACGACGCCATGTCGGTGATCCACGAGGCCGCGCACGAGGACGCCAACATCATCTTCGGCGCCGTGGTGGACCCGCAGCTGTCCGGCAAGGTGAAGATCACGGTCATCGCCACGGGCTTCGAGGCCGGGCGCGCCGGGCGGATCATGCCGGCTTCGGCCTCCGCGACCCCCGTGGACCTGTCCAACTACGCCGCGCACCTCCGGGCCGGCGCCGGGGCCAACGCCATCGACGTGTCGCCCGGCGCACGGGCGTCCATCGCGCGCCGCCCCGCGATCGAGCTTCCGGCGCAGGGCCGGGCCGTGGTGGGCGGCACGCCGCTGGCCGATGACGACCTCGCCCCCGGCGAGGTGGACATCACCATGGAGCTCGACGTGCCGGCGTTCCTCCGCCGCCAGAACGAGTAG
- the ftsA gene encoding cell division protein FtsA: MARSERYVVGLDIGTSKVCTVVGEVSDDGSLDVIGIGLADSKGLKRGVVVNLEAAVESIKRSVEEAELMAGVEIGSAYLAVSGPHIKGFNSRGVVAVAGKNREITRDDVRRALDAARGVSLPAGREVLHVLPQDFVVDDQDGIGAPVGMQGARLEVNVHIVTGATTSTQNLIACVNRAGIEVVEMVIGQLAAAEAVLTPDERELGVALLDVGGGTADLAIFERGALWHTAVIGVGGDHFTNDIAVGLRTPIPEAEKVKRRSGCALSGMVDEDETIEVASVGGRRPRVMARRILSDILQPRAEELFHLAWDEISKAGYEKSLNSGLVLTGGGAVLDGLSEIAEQIFDLPIRRGAPAGVGGLADHLSNPSCATALGLVLYAHRHRHLDGAAAGGGAFTRMVSRLRTVFKEFF; this comes from the coding sequence GTGGCACGAAGCGAGCGGTACGTCGTCGGGCTCGACATCGGCACCTCGAAGGTGTGCACCGTGGTCGGCGAGGTGTCGGATGACGGCAGCCTCGACGTGATCGGCATCGGCCTGGCCGACTCGAAGGGACTCAAGCGCGGCGTGGTCGTGAACCTCGAGGCCGCCGTCGAGTCGATCAAGCGGTCGGTGGAGGAAGCCGAGCTGATGGCCGGTGTGGAGATCGGATCCGCGTACCTCGCGGTGAGCGGTCCCCACATCAAGGGCTTCAACAGCCGCGGCGTGGTGGCGGTGGCCGGCAAGAACCGCGAGATCACGCGGGACGACGTGCGCCGGGCCCTCGACGCGGCGCGCGGCGTGTCGCTCCCGGCCGGCCGCGAAGTGCTCCACGTGCTGCCGCAGGACTTCGTGGTGGACGACCAGGACGGCATCGGGGCGCCCGTGGGGATGCAGGGCGCCCGGCTGGAGGTGAACGTCCACATCGTGACCGGCGCCACCACGTCCACCCAGAACCTCATCGCGTGCGTGAACCGAGCCGGGATCGAGGTGGTGGAGATGGTGATCGGCCAGCTCGCGGCCGCCGAGGCCGTGCTGACGCCGGACGAGCGCGAGCTCGGCGTGGCGCTGCTGGACGTGGGCGGCGGCACGGCCGACCTGGCGATCTTCGAGCGCGGCGCCCTGTGGCACACGGCCGTCATCGGCGTGGGCGGCGACCACTTCACCAACGACATCGCCGTCGGGCTTCGCACGCCGATTCCGGAGGCCGAGAAGGTGAAGCGGCGCTCGGGCTGCGCGCTGTCCGGCATGGTGGACGAGGACGAGACGATCGAGGTGGCCAGCGTGGGCGGCCGGCGGCCGCGCGTCATGGCGCGGCGGATCCTGTCGGACATCCTGCAGCCACGCGCCGAGGAGCTGTTCCACCTGGCGTGGGACGAGATCAGCAAGGCCGGGTACGAGAAGTCCCTGAACTCCGGCCTGGTGCTGACGGGCGGCGGCGCGGTGCTCGACGGGCTGTCCGAGATCGCGGAGCAGATCTTCGACCTGCCGATCCGGCGGGGCGCGCCCGCGGGGGTCGGGGGCCTCGCCGACCACCTGAGCAACCCCTCGTGTGCGACGGCGCTGGGGCTGGTGTTGTACGCCCATCGCCACCGACATCTCGACGGCGCCGCCGCGGGCGGCGGCGCATTCACCCGCATGGTCAGTCGGCTGCGAACGGTTTTCAAGGAGTTCTTCTGA
- a CDS encoding FtsQ-type POTRA domain-containing protein, with translation MTLGLPLPSDKRFRRAQVRPTGRRGVVWRRLKLATKAVALLTVVTLAGWRLVTLVTESPTFQVANVAVHGTERLSRGEALALLDELHGRNILAVRLDDWRRRLMTSPWVEDAVVRRVLPNTIDVVVRERTPIGIARLGRDLYLVDRQGVVIDAYGPSHADLDLPIIDGLGAPAKDGPPTVDGPRTALAVRLLADVASNGRIASRVSQIDVHDDRDAVVLLDGDTVQLRLGDRDFATRLQDYLDVATALKDRMSAVDTVDLRFGERMYVRPGREDRGAAPASREAGSRGGGR, from the coding sequence GTGACGCTTGGGCTTCCCCTGCCCTCCGACAAGCGCTTCCGCCGCGCGCAGGTCCGGCCGACGGGCCGCCGCGGCGTCGTCTGGCGCCGCCTGAAGCTCGCCACGAAGGCCGTGGCGCTCCTGACGGTGGTGACGCTGGCCGGCTGGCGCCTGGTCACGCTCGTCACCGAGTCGCCGACGTTCCAGGTCGCCAATGTCGCCGTGCACGGCACCGAGCGGCTGTCGCGCGGCGAGGCCCTGGCGCTCCTGGACGAGCTGCACGGCCGCAACATCCTGGCCGTGCGTCTCGACGACTGGCGCCGCCGGCTCATGACGTCGCCGTGGGTCGAGGACGCCGTGGTCCGCCGGGTGCTGCCCAACACCATCGACGTAGTGGTCCGCGAGCGCACGCCCATCGGGATCGCCCGGCTCGGCCGGGACCTGTACCTCGTGGACCGGCAGGGCGTCGTCATCGACGCGTACGGACCGAGCCACGCGGATCTCGACCTGCCGATCATCGATGGGCTCGGCGCGCCGGCCAAGGACGGCCCGCCGACCGTGGACGGCCCCCGGACGGCCCTGGCGGTCCGGCTGCTGGCCGACGTGGCGTCGAACGGGCGCATCGCCTCGCGGGTGTCGCAGATCGACGTCCACGACGATCGGGACGCCGTGGTGCTGCTCGACGGCGACACGGTGCAGCTGCGCCTCGGCGACCGCGACTTCGCCACGCGCCTGCAGGACTACCTGGACGTGGCGACGGCGCTCAAGGACCGGATGTCGGCGGTGGACACCGTGGACCTGCGCTTTGGTGAACGGATGTACGTGCGGCCGGGCCGGGAGGACCGCGGGGCGGCGCCGGCGTCGCGCGAGGCGGGCAGCCGTGGGGGAGGACGCTAG
- the murC gene encoding UDP-N-acetylmuramate--L-alanine ligase, producing the protein MLGRTRHVHFVGIGGIGMSGIAELLANLGYAVSGSDQAASATLEHLRALGVTAAVGHEAANLGDADVVVYSSAVRIDNPEILEARRRGVPVVSRAEMLAELMRLRVGIAVAGAHGKTSTTSMVALVLERAGLDPTAVIGGRLSAFGSNARLGHGQYMVAEADESDRSFLKLSPTVAVVTNIDREHMEAYGGFDDLQQAFVDFANKVPFYGAVVACADDPELARVLPRLTRRVTTYGIDSADALVRAVDLTLEGFGSACTVETRDRRDRQARATPLGRLQLQVPGRHSVLNALAAVAVGLELGVPFDVVAGALGEFSGAERRFQIRGTVHGITVVDDYGHHPTEIAAVLDAARAAAPSRVVVAFQPHRYSRTAQLLPDFAAVLASADEVVLTDIYAASEAPIPGVTVEALAEAVNRRRAHPSTVVKRLDALAGTVADLARPGDLVITLGAGSIGAVAPALVQELTRRYPETAS; encoded by the coding sequence GTGCTCGGACGCACGCGGCACGTGCACTTCGTCGGCATCGGGGGCATCGGGATGAGCGGCATCGCCGAGCTCCTGGCGAATCTCGGCTACGCCGTGTCCGGATCGGACCAGGCCGCCTCCGCCACGCTCGAGCACCTCCGGGCGCTGGGCGTCACGGCGGCGGTGGGCCACGAGGCGGCGAACCTCGGCGACGCCGACGTGGTCGTCTACTCCTCGGCCGTGAGGATCGACAACCCCGAGATCCTCGAGGCCCGCCGCCGCGGGGTGCCGGTGGTCTCGCGCGCGGAGATGCTGGCCGAGCTGATGCGCCTCCGTGTCGGCATCGCCGTCGCCGGCGCGCACGGGAAGACCTCCACGACGTCGATGGTGGCGCTGGTGCTCGAACGGGCCGGCCTGGATCCCACCGCCGTGATCGGCGGGCGCCTGAGCGCGTTCGGGAGCAACGCCAGGCTCGGCCACGGCCAGTACATGGTCGCCGAGGCCGACGAGTCCGACCGGTCGTTCCTGAAGCTGTCGCCCACCGTCGCCGTGGTCACGAACATCGACCGCGAGCACATGGAGGCGTACGGCGGCTTCGACGATCTGCAGCAGGCGTTCGTGGACTTCGCCAACAAGGTGCCGTTCTACGGCGCCGTGGTGGCCTGCGCGGACGACCCCGAGCTGGCGCGCGTGCTGCCGCGCCTGACGCGCCGGGTGACCACCTACGGCATCGACAGCGCCGACGCCCTCGTGCGCGCCGTGGACCTCACGCTCGAGGGTTTCGGCAGCGCCTGCACGGTCGAGACCCGCGACCGCCGCGACCGCCAGGCCCGGGCCACGCCGCTCGGCCGTCTCCAACTGCAGGTGCCGGGCCGTCACTCGGTGCTGAATGCGCTCGCGGCGGTGGCCGTCGGCCTCGAGCTGGGGGTGCCGTTCGACGTCGTCGCCGGCGCGCTCGGCGAGTTCTCGGGCGCCGAGCGCCGCTTCCAGATCCGGGGCACCGTCCACGGCATCACCGTCGTGGACGACTACGGCCATCACCCGACCGAGATCGCGGCCGTGCTGGACGCCGCCCGCGCGGCGGCGCCTTCGCGCGTCGTCGTGGCGTTCCAGCCGCATCGCTACTCGCGGACCGCGCAACTGCTGCCCGACTTCGCCGCCGTGCTCGCCTCGGCCGACGAGGTGGTGCTGACCGACATCTACGCCGCCAGCGAGGCGCCGATTCCCGGCGTGACGGTGGAGGCGCTGGCGGAGGCCGTGAACCGCCGGCGCGCGCACCCGTCCACGGTCGTGAAGCGGCTCGACGCGCTGGCCGGCACCGTGGCCGACCTGGCCCGCCCGGGCGACCTCGTCATCACGCTCGGCGCCGGATCGATCGGCGCCGTGGCGCCGGCGCTCGTCCAGGAGTTGACGCGCCGCTACCCGGAGACTGCCTCGTGA